Proteins encoded together in one Plasmodium cynomolgi strain B DNA, chromosome 9, whole genome shotgun sequence window:
- a CDS encoding RNA binding protein (putative) — MKSDYYNEGSMNEFSLDEVASQYIFSPKDYLGNSLNGEVLGMNGHMEKMQYASSLLGEMAGDRYSQHSARLPSGVIVAPPLMYDNCNGHAGHQNNDSTATHADFGNGWTHADFGSTSVHGNVRSTTVHTDNNGQEEENETMSTLVNAFTLKREENYYQNGSEMMRANEMSKTNSVNIADVSSVFNSNSCSLSNGNGRNMNNNSNVSSSHFPGKAAKGSNTSIFRTYDMVSPKDGIQNGAYGGHINGSIGGSIRGSNNQQGEKSGIGNGVENGVDNGIENGIGNGIENEIGNGIGNGIENGVGNGIENEIGNGIENGIENENEEPVIKLFFGNLAPITTEKDMHNLFSNFGKCDSLIILKDRRSKSRGSGFVTFYNMQEAVNAIKSLNNKIILSGAHKPLEVRFPENKEEKKLRTKLLNAAKWKGKKIAPSGCLPISTEDILNQSSLHMNNGPGGGGGSPGGNHRQPFLTPMETPSYFLTENEGPLYDIKETVSFGCTSGGMMDCANANMLKRTNANHYACSEDFSELRKTASETTNDTLLTDYVNRVEEGSNFCSSSRHNSYKKEQDNLLDDMNNMSLSKQRKEYSKFLPNFLLDNNPYGKNVASNSFQSLDEALGNIRKFSLDVDMEEVNVGSNGFVGALEVNGGLGRKVVHEIVHEKVPGLRSESGTVEEDSSCRHDSIGSARSFCKGDVQNASGAKATPSNLPPRSFNSRSFNSSSFNSSGRVMEEGDEANSYFSSFCHGFPVESKIMEDPNNTFFSYLNKDKSLANHNKGEEEVYQHKMDFCRKGGDFPGINELEEINHFRQLTELEEVSEAYERERSENDMRNVLLRGSEEMAEVGKEENLLSDIYEGNKGMASPPMNDDEYSNMNVHYLGFDLSRLIQINEDILLPQKEDMKKNSSSSKSNNNSSSKSNSNSNNNSSNNSNNNSSNSDNTNSNVGSTSQEVMEVGHMNGKEIMTTDFYQHRRRWRSSSSSSGSNDGNHMYKLHVGHAHGTMDLLNDDLFGNKNFDLNDNLSDEMLRNLISLYAQNKSSMITSHVFSYLNNVLCEINSALEIFNKFGVKTSMKNIAEEESLPE, encoded by the exons ATGAAGAGCGATTATTACAATGAAGGTAGTATGAACGAGTTTTCCCTCGATGAGGTTGCTAGtcagtatattttttcccccaaggATTATTTAGGAAACAGTTTGAATGGCGAAGTTTTAGGCATGAATGGGCATATGGAGAAAATGCAAtacgcttcttcccttttagGGGAAATGGCAGGAGACCGATATTCTCAGCATAGCGCGAGGTTACCAAGCGGTGTCATTGTCGCGCCACCCCTGATGTACGACAATTGCAATGGGCATGCGGGCCACCAAAATAACGACAGCACCGCTACGCATGCGGATTTTGGAAATGGCTGGACGCATGCAGATTTTGGAAGTACTTCAGTGCACGGGAATGTGAGAAGCACCACGGTGCATACCGATAACAACGggcaggaggaagaaaacgaaacgaTGAGTACCCTGGTGAATGCATTTACGttgaaaagggaagaaaattattaccaAAATGGGAGCGAGATGATGCGCGCAAATGAGATGAGCAAAACCAACAGCGTTAACATCGCAGATGTGAGTAGCGTTTTTAACTCGAACAGCTGTAGCCTCAGTAATGGGAACGGCAGGAACATGAACAATAACAGTAATGTCAGTAGTAGCCATTTCCCTGGCAAAGCCGCCAAGGGTTCCAATACAAGCATTTTCAGAACGTACGATATGGTTTCTCCAAAGGATGGAATCCAGAACGGAGCATATGGGGGGCACATTAACGGCAGCATTGGTGGGAGTATCCGCGGGAGCAATAACCAGCAGGGTGAAAAGAGCGGGATCGGGAACGGGGTCGAGAACGGGGTCGATAACGGAATCGAGAACGGAATCGGGAACGGAATCGAGAACGAAATCGGGAACGGAATCGGGAACGGAATCGAGAACGGAGTTGGAAACGGAATCGAGAACGAAATCGGGAACGGAATCGAAAACGGAATCGAGAACGAGAATGAAGAGCCTGtcataaaattattcttcGGAAACCTGGCCCCGATCACTACGGAAAAGGATATGCATAACCTCTTCAGCAATTTTGGCAAGTGCGACTCTTTGATCATATTAAAAGATAGGAGGAGCAAATCGAGGGGCTCGGGATTCGTCACCTTTTACAATATGCAGGAAGCAGTTAACGCGATAAAAagtttaaataataaaattattttgtcagGGGCTCACAAACCGTTGGAAGTTCGATTCCCTGAGAataaggaagagaaaaaactaAGGACCAAACTGTTAAATgcggcaaaatggaaaggcaaaaaaattgctcccAGTGGATGTTTACCCATAAGTACGGAGGATATATTAAATCAGAGCAGTTTACATATGAATAATGGCCCAGGAGGCGGAGGAGGCAGCCCTGGGGGGAATCACCGCCAACCTTTTCTAACCCCAATGGAAACACCCTCGTACTTTTTAACAGAGAATGAGGGCCCTTTGTATGACATTAAGGAAACCGTCAGCTTTGGTTGCACGAGTGGGGGTATGATGGACTGTGCAAACGCGAACATGCTGAAGCGCACGAATGCGAACCATTATGCATGTTCAGAAGACTTTTCCGAACTGAGAAAAACAGCTAGCGAAACAACCAACGATACGTTACTTACAGATTATGTAAATCGAGTAGAAGAAGGCAGCAACTTTTGCAGTAGCAGCCGACACAATTCgtacaaaaaggagcagGACAATTTACTTGATGATATGAACAATATGAGTTTGTCCAAGCAGAGGAAAGAGTATAGTAAGTTTCTGCCCAATTTTCTATTAGATAATAACCCctatggaaaaaatgtagctTCGAATTCGTTTCAATCGCTTGATGAGGCTCTCGGAAACATCCGAAAATTTTCCCTTGATGTGGATATGGAAGAGGTAAACGTGGGTTCGAATGGATTTGTGGGAGCGTTAGAGGTGAATGGAGGGTTGGGTCGCAAGGTGGTCCACGAAATAGTGCATGAGAAGGTTCCTGGCCTGCGGAGCGAGTCTGGCACCGTGGAGGAGGACAGCTCGTGTCGTCATGATAGCATCGGTTCTGCGAGGAGTTTCTGCAAGGGGGACGTCCAGAACGCAAGTGGTGCGAAGGCGA CCCCCAGCAATTTACCCCCCAGAAGCTTCAACTCCAGAAGCTTCAACTCCAGCAGCTTCAACTCTAGCGGGCGAGTCATGGAGGAGGGGGACGAGGCCAATTCTTACTTCTCCAGCTTTTGCCACGGCTTCCCAGTGGAGAGTAAGATAATGGAAGACCCAAACAACACCTTTTTCTCCTACTTGAACAAAGACAAAAGTTTGGCGAACCATAACaagggagaggaagaagtctACCAGCACAAGATGGACTTTTGTAGGAAGGGAGGAGATTTCCCTGGAATAAACGAGTTGGAAGAAATAAACCACTTCCGGCAGTTGACCGAATTGGAAGAGGTGAGTGAAGCATATGAACGAGAAAGGAGCGAGAATGACATGCGCAATGTCTTGTTGCGTGGATCAGAAGAAATGGCAGAGGTAGGAAAGGAGGAGAATCTGTTGAGCGACATTTATGAAGGAAACAAGGGCATGGCCTCTCCGCCCATGAATGATGATGAGTACAGTAACATGAACGTGCATTATCTAGGATTCGATTTGTCCCGCCTGATACAGATAAATGAGGATATATTGCTGCCCCAGAAGGAGGACATGAAGAagaacagcagcagcagcaagaGCAACAACAACAGTAGCAGCAAGAGCAACAgcaacagcaacaacaacagcagcaacaacagcaacaacaacagcagcaacagcGACAACACCAATTCCAATGTGGGTTCTACTAGCCAGGAAGTGATGGAAGTTGGCCATATGAATGGAAAGGAAATAATGACAACTGATTTTTACCAACACAGGAGAAGGTGGAGGagcagcagtagtagtagtgGTAGTAATGATGGTAACCACATGTACAAACTCCACGTTGGGCATGCGCATGGCACCATGGATCTACTAAATGATGACCTGTTtggtaataaaaattttgatctAAATGACAACTTAAGCGATGAAATGCTACGAAATTTAATAAGTCTTTATGCGCAAAATAAATCCTCCATGATCACTTCCCACGTGTTCAGTTACTTGAATAATGTCTTGTGCGAGATAAACAGCGCCctggaaatttttaacaagttCGGTGTCAAGACGTCGATGAAGAATAtagcggaggaggagagtCTTCCTGAGTGA
- a CDS encoding malaria antigen (putative), translated as MIRNIMKKNNNADNHNHEKIIKGINTFMNMNSASVGDKMAENVTNENRENEHSNYGTSIMNELQSVIKRNLEASINYDDYITVKDEQDDDDTNVDEEREEDATPLKDIESENHVHVPQNDLPDYHTSSNDDVGTNKPSNEEEANVVTQEEEKSNEEDTPDLDTQERDGKCPEENVENITDQNAEKDSVPNDSMTTTQKEDNPTETNQEEEKKTKENIECNEIAMMLYPWKKGIQWKEQRNMWICKLWDESGNEITKHVYVKNKEGVEIGYNYCSKMRIDSFAFYLSTELKKFPPIEEISYDLQNLCFVVDYKDEEMKRYSFEGGICRAFEDAVEYLNKRKGEEKDAAEQAEKGGEQLDDGADHRGDGESQTGADDQAEANSQVDVNQETDENSQTDGNKQAGENSQVDVNQETGENSQVDVNQETGENSQVDVNLQAGENSQTDGTTKADANHGPYNIADFVQDERNHAQLDDTFKELNYFECKQKLPSSNTCEQTKLAYSLKPWVKGIIWEEKMKKWVVFFKDINKNLRISFFNPCDYNNDVILSYKKCCEYFLQIKKSNNFDENKEDFSESIRDFINNFEFDNTTSEHHLNEDNNEEDEDDDEGGAGADLIQANQRKSVDYYGKDKDHVNFGDYSPVNSNYLSKISDMLVSMRRENNNNGSGNTGNDHYDDDEEDAVYRQHFLNGGKTAEKRKFIMMSSGNDSNNLSYADQRKLIKLELPNDEVLHSSQNGNDIKGNNDAALLHAYKYSSDLTDRKGNGKGDLLLMHNSEFFNHMSHANFVDNENEKTRKRKKANKRTIGKGKHGIGDNGHNAAAGSDNTESDDDNESNINSGNGRNDHERNDANRNSNSSGTVRKGLVESKKYFDLHENSHLLNGSNDYLLNDEDGSYKMDYSGSERQKKGSLTNEYGYNTTSASHNNSNAYQEDGTGTAIGTAIGTAIGTANSTIGGRGIKNEANYDSNFLGGNSIDSNSDIMMNGNNANSNHLNLLKQQQGVVAGADIAAMLDYVRNNADNATAASNTTTTTTTLNTDLTHNNINNGRGGGLRNYEKYTSNMESRSINKSNEKVDGLIDNNINVRLPKSEILNQAASLPKLQGMFFDKRRNYWTVSVCGFRKSFGVRTRGVYQAYKLAAEFRNRILETNKGKCYPQKSSSMSSNYKYNIKNINSNGLLKDEKGSFAHDSAVPNLEEENLKKKTMSLCNLGNGNNDKDLLSGGESRGVTGMVGGAFGGKGNNNHGFVTSNIYDYLWDKKSNGIGAVAASGGACTATNSCSAVCGAVCTGMCSAIGGSTICGEACGGICSGNCSGGKKDLTNNSSTNSVTYDESFSNLEEDKINLNGKTTKCNGEKRLRGNYCLSKNESGIMSMMTDSNLMHLLNEGTGTAATLAGGEALLKENKTSQLKKANGHNVSSSNSAISNNGGNPTNYSPTHIYEVENINSSQDYYVKGEEGKTDLNKSEDYKNGKSNSSSNHVSPSINLLKTGMNSDDGSKTGNVSFAGLDSDDGPNGPNNNSGIGSGIGSGIGSGAGEGKNNLHKKLSTTFGEQFTHEEPYGKNVTHNDYDTHTQNSKAMTEVDLLNKLISHNIDENLCFSYSNNMPYPGDENYEHGKEDLYKTYNFDGETKSSFNFSGLMDETVEERDIRINKEVHKCKFVEGLIYDEANKCFRIKINGYRKAYSVIRRGVKEAYKLSIEAIHQIRRQAQLGGLGGLGIGLNGSNSSSGNLIGGNLNNTSEQGQINSNNLTHFYNSSPENSGHGSVYNYQHKNKQETQNDFADGMFENAPDVNNNGLTQVDPNRDDCLGETKKIARENNNTFPTLNIDDKYYELLKTAIIICLNDILMNSIPKLFHIYRNISSSTTNVKIEDVLNNEKKRKEQSIKYHIEYTQNSIGVSSLIPYLRLFSMEILNNVLPSTQSLEIQRQIIHSLDLQAYNTSY; from the exons atgataagaaacataatgaagaaaaataataatgcgGATAATCATAATCatgagaaaattattaaaggAATTAACACTTTTATGAATATGAATTCTGCCTCTGTGGGGGATAAAATGGCTGAAAATGTAACGAATGAAAACAGGGAAAATGAACACAGCAATTATGGTACTTCCATCATGAACGAACTGCAAAGTGTAATCAAAAGGAACTTGGAAGCGTCTATCAATTATGACGATTACATCACAGTGAAGGACGAACAGGATGATGATGACACGAATGTGGACGAGGAACGAGAGGAGGATGCCACTCCGTTAAAGGATATAGAAAGTGAAAACCACGTGCATGTTCCTCAGAATGATTTACCTGATTATCATACTAGCAGTAATGATGACGTAGGAACGAACAAGCCAAGCAATGAAGAAGAGGCAAACGTAGTTAcccaggaggaggaaaaatcgAATGAGGAAGACACCCCTGATCTGGATACGCAAGAAAGGGATGGGAAATGCCCAGaggaaaatgtggaaaatatAACCGACCAAAATGCAGAGAAGGATAGTGTACCAAACGATAGCATGACAACAACACAGAAGGAGGATAACCCAACGGAAACAAAtcaagaggaggaaaaaaaaacaaaggaaaacatCGAATGTAACGAAATTGCTATGATGTTATACccatggaaaaaagggatacaGTGGAAGGAGCAAAGAAATATGTGGATATGCAAATTATGGGACGAGAGCGGAAATGAAATTACAAAACATGTCTACGTAAAGAACAAAGAGGGAGTAGAAATTGGTTATAACTACTGCTCAAAGATGAGAATTGATTCGTTTGCTTTTTACTTAAGCACTGAATTGAAGAAGTTTCCCCCAATTGAAGAAATTTCGTATGACTTGCAAAACCTGTGCTTTGTGGTGGATTACAAGGATGAGGAAATGAAGAGGTACTCATTCGAAGGGGGAATTTGTAGGGCGTTCGAGGATGCCGTGGAGTATTTGAATAAacgaaagggggaggaaaaggacGCAGCAGAACAGGCAGAAAAGGGTGGCGAACAGCTTGATGATGGTGCTGATCATCGCGGTGATGGTGAGAGCCAAACTGGAGCGGACGACCAGGCGGAGGCGAATAGCCAGGTGGACGTCAACCAGGAGACAGATGAAAATAGCCAAACGGATGGCAACAAGCAGGCAGGTGAAAATAGTCAGGTGGACGTCAACCAAGAGACAGGTGAAAATAGTCAGGTGGACGTCAACCAGGAGACAGGTGAAAATAGTCAGGTGGACGTCAACCTGCAAGCAGGTGAAAACAGCCAAACTGATGGCACCACCAAAGCGGACGCCAACCACGGCCCGTACAACATTGCCGACTTTGTCCAGGACGAAAGGAACCACGCCCAGTTAGACGACACATTCAAAGAATTGAACTACTTCGAGTGCAAGCAAAAACTACCAAGCAGTAACACGTGCGAGCAAACCAAGTTAGCCTACAGCTTGAAACCCTGGGTAAAAGGAATAATTTGGgaagagaaaatgaaaaagtggGTTGTGTTCTTTAaagacataaataaaaacctACGAATCAGCTTTTTCAATCCATGTGACTATAATAACGATGTTATACTGTCCTATAAAAAATGCTGTGagtattttcttcaaattaaaaaatccaACAACTTTGATGAAAATAAGGAGGATTTTTCTGAGTCCATTCGAGACTtcattaacaattttgagtTTGACAATACCACCAGTGAGCATCACCTCAATGAAGATAAcaatgaggaggatgaagaTGACGATGAAGGTGGTGCCGGGGCAGATCTGATTCAAGCCAACCAAAGGAAAAGCGTAGATTATTATGGTAAAGATAAGGATCACGTTAATTTTGGTGACTATAGTCCGGTGAATAGTAACTACCTCAGTAAGATAAGTGACATGCTGGTTTCCATGAGAAGGGAAAACAACAACAATGGTAGTGGCAATACGGGAAATGACCATtatgacgatgatgaggaggatgcAGTTTATAGGCAGCACTTTCTAAATGGTGGAAAAACAGctgagaaaagaaaattcatCATGATGAGTAGCGGAAATGACAGTAACAATTTGAGCTATGCAGATCAAAGGAAGTTAATAAAGCTGGAGTTACCCAACGATGAGGTTCTTCACTCCTCTCAGAATGGGAACGACATAAAGGGGAACAACGATGCGGCATTGCTTCATGCGTATAAGTACTCATCAGATCTAACCGATCGAAAAGGCAATGGGAAAGGTGACTTACTGCTTATGCACAATAGCGAATTTTTTAACCACATGAGTCATGCCAATTTTGTTgataatgaaaatgaaaagacgaggaagaggaaaaaggcTAACAAGCGAACCATTGGAAAGGGCAAACATGGCATTGGAGACAACGGACACAATGCTGCTGCAGGTAGCGATAACACAGAAAGTGACGATGACAACGAAAGTAACATCAACAGTGGAAATGGCAGAAACGACCACGAACGGAATGATGCAAATCGAAATAGCAACAGTAGTGGTACTGTGCGAAAAGGACTAGTggagagcaaaaaatattttgaccTCCATGAAAATAGCCACCTACTTAATGGAAGTAATGACTACCTGTTGAATGACGAAGATGGAAGTTACAAAATGGACTACTCCGGATCGGAGAGGCAGAAGAAGGGAAGTCTAACGAATGAATATGGCTATAACACCACCTCCGCCTCCCACAACAACAGCAATGCTTATCAGGAGGACGGCACGGGGACTGCGATTGGGACTGCGATTGGGACTGCGATTGGGACCGCGAACAGCACCATTGGGGGaaggggcataaaaaatgaagcgaaTTATGACTCGAATTTTCTAGGAGGGAATAGCATCGACTCCAATAGTGACATAATGATGAATGGCAACAACGCGAATAGTAATCacttaaatttgttgaagCAACAGCAGGGTGTTGTAGCAGGAGCTGACATTGCCGCTATGCTAGACTATGTTAGAAATAATGCCGATAACGCTACTGCAGCTAGTAATACTACTACGACTACTACTACCCTGAACACAGACTTGAcgcataataatattaataacgGCAGAGGGGGAGGCCTGCGCAATTATGAAAAGTACACGTCCAATATGGAGAGTAGATCCATTAACAAAAGCAATGAGAAGGTAGATGGTCTTATTGACAACAACATAAATGTGAGATTGCCCAAAAGTGAAATACTAAACCAAGCCGCGAGCTTGCCAAAGTTACAAGGAATGTTTTTTGATAAGAGAAGAAACTACTGGACCGTCAGTGTATGCGGATTTAGGAAATCTTTTGGAGTTCGAACGAGAGGGGTATACCAAGCATACAAATTAGCTGCCGAGTTTCGTAACCGCATCTTAGAAACGAACAAAGGGAAATGCTATCCTCAGAAAAGCTCAAGTATGTCTAGCAACtacaaatataatataaaaaatatcaacagTAATGGACTGCTTAAAgacgaaaaaggaagtttTGCACATGACTCTGCTGTTCCCAatttggaggaagaaaatttaaaaaaaaaaaccatgtCCTTGTGTAACTTGGGCAATGGTAATAACGATAAGGATCTCCTTTCCGGTGGAGAATCTCGAGGTGTAACAGGCATGGTAGGTGGTGCCTTTGGCGGAAAGGGAAACAACAACCATGGATTCGTTACCTCCAACATTTATGACTATCTTTGGGATAAGAAGTCGAACGGAATTGGAGCCGTAGCCGCAAGTGGTGGAGCGTGCACAGCCACAAATAGTTGCAGTGCAGTTTGTGGTGCAGTTTGCACAGGAATGTGCTCCGCAATTGGGGGAAGCACAATTTGCGGCGAAGCCTGCGGTGGAATCTGCTCAGGCAACTGCAGTGGAGGTAAGAAGGACTTAACGAACAACAGCAGTACGAACAGCGTAACCTACGACGAAAGCTTTTCCAATTTGGAGGaggataaaataaacctGAATGGAAAGACTACTAAGTGCAATGGTGAAAAGAGGCTGCGAGGAAATTACTGCCTATCCAAGAATGAAAGTGGAATAATGTCGATGATGACGGATTCGAATTTAATGCACCTGTTAAATGAAGGCACAGGAACTGCGGCGACCTTAGCAGGAGGAGAGGCATTGCtcaaagaaaacaaaactaGCCAATTAAAGAAAGCAAACGGACACAATGTGTCATCTAGCAATAGCGCCATAAGCAACAACGGTGGAAACCCAACTAATTATTCCCCAACACATATATACGaagttgaaaatattaacagtAGTCAGGATTATTACgtgaagggggaggagggaaaaactGATTTGAACAAATCAGaggattataaaaatggaaagagcAACAGTAGTAGCAACCATGTGAGTCCAAGCATAAATTTGCTAAAAACTGGCATGAACAGCGATGATGGAAGCAAGACGGGCAATGTGAGCTTTGCTGGGCTGGACAGCGACGATGGCCCAAACGGTCCAAACAACAACAGCGGTATTGGAAGCGGTATTGGAAGCGGTATTGGAAGCGGCGCTGGCGAGGGAAAGAACAACctgcacaaaaaattatcaacaaCGTTTGGCGAACAGTTCACACATGAGGAGCCCTACGGAAAAAACGTCACCCATAATGACTACGACACGCACACACAGAACAGTAAAGCGATGACGGAAGTAGACCTACTAAATAAATTGATATCTCACAACATTGACGAAAACTTGTGCTTTTCTTATTCAAATAATATGCCTTACCCAGGAGACGAGAATTATGAACATGGAAAAGAAGACCTATACAAAACGTACAACTTCGATGGGGAAACAAAGTCGTCCTTCAATTTTAGTGGACTCATGGACGAAACTGTTGAGGAAAGAGACATACGAATAAACAAAGAGGTCCACAAATGCAAATTTGTCGAAGGACTCATATATGACGAAGCGAACAAGTGCTTTcgaattaaaattaatgggTATAGGAAGGCCTACTCAGTTATAAGGCGTGGTGTTAAAGAGGCCTACAAGTTAAGCATCGAGGCTATTCACCAGATTCGTAGGCAGGCACAGCTGGGAGGACTAGGAGGTCTGGGTATCGGTCTGAACGGCAGCAACTCAAGTAGTGGAAACCTCATTGGTGGAAACCTGAACAACACGTCCGAGCAGGGACAAATAAACTCCAACAACTTAACTCACTTTTATAACTCCAGCCCCGAAAACTCCGGACACGGTTCGGTGTACAACTATCAGCACAAGAACAAGCAAGAAACGCAAAATGATTTCGCAGATGGCATGTTTGAAAACGCCCCCGATGTAAACAATAATGGCCTCACTCAAGTGGACCCGAACAGAGATGATTGCCTgggagaaacgaaaaag ATCGCAAGAGAAAATAACAACACTTTCCCAACACTCAACATTGACGACAAGTATTATGAGTTGTTGAAAACGGCTATCATCATTTGCCTGAATGACATTTTAATGAATTCCATCCCCAAGTTGTTTCATATATACAGAAACATCAGCTCCTCCACGACGAACGTAAAAATTGAAGACGTgttaaataatgaaaagaagagaaaggaaCAGTCCATCAAGTACCACATAGAATACACCCAGAATTCTATTGGAGTGTCATCTCTTATTCCTTACCTTCGATTGTTCAGCATGGAGATTTTAAACAACGTTCTGCCGTCAACCCAGTCCCTCGAAATTCAGAGGCAGATCATCCACTCCCTCGATTTGCAGGCCTACAACACGTCCTACTGA
- a CDS encoding hypothetical protein (putative) has product MEPARVHPVLSILGSKYKPFHENLSSRTHIILLPEAKTLVNISIDIDFMKKHICCKSHLKNVYINLAGQSIEMDAKYVCTGYGFEESRICEILKIETNANYRFLKIIFINIPLEGGYQDSALVSYINDEGGQAGGLADGLTYGQAGHQLSNPSGGQPNSMQCKHDVTLFFNKNGNCREFLYSQLLQFSHSYIIVKGFENCIGKKIINMVEDTLKLQSNANEKTFKSDMKMPLIKYTYSYLYNIIWKELTKNYQQIEYRIQEKMNYLRKDISGFLKKLNLGNISLFHVETTAFHIKQIEKCNNPIDKIYILDNISKIICEIISFTNQNLKKQNLAIYEINSDSLISILVAAISFGQIQNIISHSIHLHMYIDNLKGSEKIDKLSFVFTIFHSSIIYLCDMKEE; this is encoded by the exons ATGGAACCCGCCAGAGTGCACCCCGTGCTGAGCATCCTGGGGAGCAAGTACAAACCCTTCCATGAAAACTTGTCCAGCAGGACGCACATAATTCTACTCCCCGAAGCAAAAACGCTGGTAAATATCAGCATAGATATAGATTTCATGAAAAAACACATATGCTGCAAGAgccacttaaaaaatgtatatataaacttGGCAGGGCAGTCCATCGAAATGGACGCGAAGTATGTTTGCACAGGGTACGGATTTGAGGAGAGTAGGATCTgcgaaattttgaaaatagaAACGAATGCCAATTATagatttttgaaaattatttttattaacattcCATTGGAAGGAGGGTACCAAGATAGTGCACTCGTCAGTTATATTAACGATGAAGGTGGGCAAGCGGGTGGACTGGCAGATGGACTGACGTATGGGCAGGCTGGTCACCAGCTCAGTAACCCTTCGGGGGGGCAACCCAATTCGATGCAGTGCAAACACGACGTAAcgctattttttaacaaaaacgGAAACTGCCGCGAATTTCTCTACTCACAACTTTTGCAATTTTCCCACTCGTACATTATCGTCAAGGGGTTCGAAAACTgtattggaaaaaaaatcatcaacATGGTAGAGGACACCCTGAAATTACAAAGCAACGCCAATGAAAAGACATTTAAAAGTGACATGAAGATGCCACTAATCAAGTATACCTATTCCTATCTGTATAACATTATATGGAAAGAgctaacaaaaaattaccaacAAATAGAATACAGGAttcaggaaaaaatgaattaccTGAGGAAGGACATTAGcggatttttaaaaaagttaaatcTAGGAAACATTAGCCTGTTCCACGTGGAAACGACTGCTTTTCACATCAAGCAG ATCGAAAAGTGCAACAACCCAATCGACAAAATATACATCCTAGATAACATCAGCAAAATTATATGCGAAATTATCTCATTCACAAATCAAAActtgaagaagcaaaacttAGCAATTTACGAAATTAATAGTGACAGCCTGATTTCAATTCTCGTGGCGGCAATTTCGTTTGGGCAAATACAGAATATAATTAGCCACTCCATTCActtgcatatgtacatagaTAACTTAAAGGGGTccgaaaaaattgataaattaTCATTTGTATTCACAATATTTCACTCTTCAATTATTTACCTCTGCGATATGAAGGAGGAATAG